The genomic window GGACTGATACGTCATGCCTTCCATATTTTCCCACCACTTATAACGAATTTCTTTTCGCTCATTTCCGTCTTTATCAAAAAAGGATATTCCATCTGGTAATTGTAGTTCTTTCCCCTTTAATGTCTGTTCCACAGCATTAGTAAACGGCGTATTCTTAATCGTCGATTTTTCGATTAATTCAGGGGTTAATCGATCGTTTTCTAGAAATGATCTTAGTAAATCTATATTCTTTTGATCCCAGCAAGCATGCACCACTCTTAGGTCATCATTCTCATAATATAAAGGCAAAGTGAGGAACCACTCTATATACTCCTCGTATTCTTTTTGTCTGTTTTGAAACTGCTTTAGTGTTTCATAATGTTGAATGATGTTCTTAATTAAATGCGGTCTCAAATGTCCTCCGCTAAATTTATGCAAATGAAAACAGATCGCATTGTATTCATGATTACCCATTACCGCAATCGCATGACCATGATCCACCATCGGTTTTACAATCTCTAAAGTCTCTCTAATTTTTGGTCCTCTATCAATAAAGTCTCCCACAAAAATGATTTTTCGAGAAGAGTGTTGGTAAATCCCATCAATTTTTTGATAATGAAGTTGGGTGAGTAACTGTTCTAGTTCATCGGCATGTCCATGAATATCGCCTATTAAGTCGTACATTTTAATTTGGTTTTGAGTAAAAAGTGAGTGGTTGATTTTGGTCTTATAAAGATAATAGGCTTTGGGACAATTTTTCTATCATTCTTATTTTATCTAAAAGTTTCTATTGATGCACATTGAAGCTTCAAAAATACTTTATCGAAGGATGATGATAGATTTTTAGATTTTCTGCTATTTAGTGCTCATTGATGTCAAATACGTGTTATTCATGATCAAAAATATGTTCTTTAATTTTAACAAAACAACCGATATTTACACCCATTACTTACTACCTAATTTTTACCAGTGCTTTTTCGATCCGAACAAAAGAGTATAGATATATTCGATATGCGAATAATAAAGAAGAATTGTACGATCATAAAAAAGACCCTTTCGAAAAGAACAATGTAGCGAAAGATAAAAAGTACAAAGCAATAAAAGCAAAACTATCTATGCTGTTGGACAATGAAATTTATCCGACAAAATAAACGACTTATTAGAAATGAATTATACGATCATAGAAAGGATAAATACGAATGGAAAAATGTGGCTTCCAAAAAGAAATATCAAAAAGTGAAAGCACAATTGAAACAAGAAATGTTTGATATTATTGGAGAAAGTGTTCCTCAGTAATAAGTTTTACGCAGCTAGTATCTCTTTAAATTCAGTGATAATGGTTTTATCAAGTTCTATGTTTTGCAATATAGAATCAAGCATAAAAGTGATTTTATCTTTAGATAATTGATCAAAATGATAAGTGTCTTGCCATACTAAAATATGAATTAGATTTGCATGTTCATGCTTTATTTTAGCATAAACACCATAATTCATTCTTAGTTTTAGCAATTTATCATCAATTTCAAGAATATCATTTGCTGAAGTGGCTAGCGAAGAAATGTTTTTCATAATAGGCACATTATAAGTAGTATATGTTATTACGTGTGATCAATAGTTTGTATTGTTAATTATCAATTTAATCAAATGATTTTGTTAGAATAATTATAATTATTAGAGTTAATAAAGTATTTGTGATGTTTTATTGCTTATTACTAACATTCTGATTTAGAGGTGATTTAAAGTTTTATTCTTTAAAAGCAGACAAGGTGGATACATACTAGATACAAAGCTTATCAAGTAATTGTTTCTTGTACTTCTGCCCTATAGGCACCTGATGATCCAAAAGTTGAACAGTATTCCCCTCAATACTTGAAATACAATTTTCGTTGATGATAAACGATTTATGTATCCTCATAAAACTCCCCTTATCTTTTAAAAAGTCTTCATAATAAGAGAGTTTTTGATAACTCACGATGGTTTGTTCTTTCAACACTAATTTGACATAATTTCCTAGTGCTTCGATTATCAAAAGGTCTTTCGGATCAATACTAACTAACTTTTTATCTGCCTTTACAAAAAACTGATTTTTGGTTTCTTTTCTTTCTTCAGATACATCATCCAATTTATTTATAGCGGATAAAAAACGAGGAAAACCAAAAGGCTTTAATAGATAATCGACTACATTGAGTTCGAACCCTTCCACCGCAAATTCTTTATAAGCAGAAGTAACAATTACTTTTGGAGCCTTTGATAGAGATCGTAACAATTCAAACCCACTTATTTTAGGCATATTGATGTCTAAGAAAATCAGTTCAATATCGCTACCATGCAATAATTCCATAGCTTCGAAAGCATCGTAAGCATTACCACATTTTTCTAAATAAGTGATCTTCTCACAATACCCCTCAATAATTCTATGAGCAATAGGTTCGTCGTCTATAATGATGAATTTCATGATAAGTCGATAGTCAAAAGAGTTTTATATGTATTTACGCTTTTAATTTCGTCGAATGTGTATTTATTCGGGTAGATCAATTCCAATCGTTTTTTCAGATTTTCCAATCCAATTCCCACACGGTTATCTTGCATGGCTCTATCAAAGTTGTTTTCGATAGTGAAACTAACTGAATTCCCAGCCTCCTCAATTTCTATAAAAATATAGGCATTTTC from Flammeovirga yaeyamensis includes these protein-coding regions:
- a CDS encoding LytR/AlgR family response regulator transcription factor: MKFIIIDDEPIAHRIIEGYCEKITYLEKCGNAYDAFEAMELLHGSDIELIFLDINMPKISGFELLRSLSKAPKVIVTSAYKEFAVEGFELNVVDYLLKPFGFPRFLSAINKLDDVSEERKETKNQFFVKADKKLVSIDPKDLLIIEALGNYVKLVLKEQTIVSYQKLSYYEDFLKDKGSFMRIHKSFIINENCISSIEGNTVQLLDHQVPIGQKYKKQLLDKLCI
- a CDS encoding metallophosphoesterase, which produces MYDLIGDIHGHADELEQLLTQLHYQKIDGIYQHSSRKIIFVGDFIDRGPKIRETLEIVKPMVDHGHAIAVMGNHEYNAICFHLHKFSGGHLRPHLIKNIIQHYETLKQFQNRQKEYEEYIEWFLTLPLYYENDDLRVVHACWDQKNIDLLRSFLENDRLTPELIEKSTIKNTPFTNAVEQTLKGKELQLPDGISFFDKDGNERKEIRYKWWENMEGMTYQSISVHPVEQLSDEPIEHTAITENSFYASEEKPVFFGHYWLKNKPNIYKNNVCCLDYSVAKGGLLAAYSFDGKGELNNSNFTAV
- a CDS encoding sulfatase/phosphatase domain-containing protein, producing the protein MKFIRQNKRLIRNELYDHRKDKYEWKNVASKKKYQKVKAQLKQEMFDIIGESVPQ